cacggtgtgggtataacaggaaaaataacttcgcttcgcgtcgtggccgcatcaccacctaggtgtgcattatttttcctgctATACGCACACCgcgtcgtcaattatcccttacttaattcatacatacattcatgctCCAccttgacgtgtgctactactaaaacatcacTGACCCCTATACAGATAATACAGCAACACACTGCATAAAATATGTTTATTAGAGTGCATCATTACCCATTTGTGTATTGGAGAGGGCGGCAtcaagcactgatggcatttttaATCTTTGTCACTCACACCTCAAATGGGAATCTATTACTCAGTGTTGTACTCAACACAATTCTTTTGGCCTTCTGTCAATGATTAATCTATTGAATCTTGAATTATGTATTGATTGAGCGAGTGTCAGTCTCAGCAGTCTAATATTACTTTTTCACTATTATATGCTTCATGAGTTTTTTGACTTCATCGTTCATTTCCCATTTTGTTTGTAGGCAAGACGTTAGAACAGCAACCCTTCTACAGCGTGTTGGATCAGCTGTTCTGTGAGGATCACTTCATGGTGGGTAACACTAATATTCCACCAGTTTGTTGTTGGTAGAAATGGGGTATGGTggtatgttacctttttctttctttcatgtcaCATATGACCTTTCATTTTTCAGCACTCTGAGGTCCATCGCTCCAAAGAGATCTGTGACTCTTGTGGGGCTCCTATCAAAGAGAAGGTCAGTGTCTCTGTTAGGAGGCCACAAATTGTATTCACAGAGTATTTTTAAATTGCTATTTTGTTCATAATGTTCATACGTCTATATACATACATGTATCTGTATTCATTGCTTGCTTTTTACCTCCTGACTAATAGTTTAGAATGTGTTTCAAACATGTAATCAGTTTGATGGTGATTATGACATTAAGTTAAGCCATTCAGTGTTCCAGGTTAATTAAACTCCCTACCCCCTATTTGGGATGACCTTTGCCATTGAATGACATTTCACCCACTAATGAGTAACCTTTGACCCCTTGGGTTTCCTAGGCAGCCCTTCCTAGGTTCTCTAGGCTTTCAAGCTTTACCAGCTGATTACTGATAGATACTGTGCGGTCTATGATTCATTTCAAACAGTAACCAATTTTATCCAAGATTATTCAAGGTAACAAAAGGTGAAAATATTTTGAACCACAGTATGATTGAAAGAAAAATAACAAGTTTCAAAAATAACAGCCATGAGGTGCTGACTGGAATGATTCGTGCTGAATGAGATGCAAAACTAGGCActccaaagtttaaaaaaaagttttaaccCCTTCAGACAGAGCcactggctatgtttacatgatcgTTGTAATTCCAAATAAACTTAATTCCGGTTCGGGAAGTGTTTACAAGATGTTTTTAAAGCAGAATTAGAATTAGAGTTAGGAAGTTTTATTTTGAATTAAATGGAGTCAAGACAGAATTAAATTCCCCATGTAGCCAAGGCCAATGACAATTTTACAGAATACAATAAAtaaaacacagcaaaacacactaACTGGCCGTAATAGCTTGTGCTCTTGTCTTGGCTAGTGAAGCAACCTTGTCCTACACACTACACAACTACATTACGCCGGCATTACACCGGCCTTTAGTAATGTGTTACAAATgtgtcgttgccattctggtaacagcactgTTACAACAGTGGTCATGTCTTAACAGATTAATTAGAACAGAATGACATTTGACCTTTAACCTAATGAATGACTTTTGACATCttgtccacccccaccccccaggtcCTCCAGGCCTTCAACTGCGTCTACCACCCCGCCTGTTTCTGCTGTGTGGTCTGCCTCCAGAGTTTGGAGGGTGCCCAGTTCTGCCTGGATAACGCCAACAGGGTGTACTGCCTCAGGGACTATTGCAGGTAGCGCTTATAGCCCAATGTAAGGCaggaattggtaacactttataataatgttccttagtaaagattcagtaaataattaactaatgatgaatgaaacattaacaaatgtttttattattaactaagctttattaatgctttataaaatttcTACAAATGATacctgcaagattttacacaccttataacatagtattttattcatttacaagcaacttgtaaatgtttgataaatataaaatattaacatagcatttcctagtcatttacaagcatttgtttacatttcctagtcatttacaaacgtttgttaatgttttgttcatcaatagttaattatttattaagtctttataatgcttttttgcatccattattctaaagtgttacccaggaaTTAACTGCACACTTATGAGCTCCCTTTTAGTCCCATTTTTATGTTCGTGGTTTTTCTGGCTTCCACAGACCTCCCTCAGACTAAAATGGTCTTGCCTTGCGTTGAACTTAACGCGTTATgactgcacctggctaaaatggGTGTGCACGAGATTTGACTGAGCGCTAATAGCCCAAGCATTTGCCAGCGTGAGTGCTGACGTTGTTAGATGGGGTGGAGCGATTATGCAGCACACTCCCACTTGGGCTATTGACACcatcacatactcacatacacatttGGGGCATGCATACATTTTACATCAAAGTTGGGAGTTCTAaactggacaaaaaaaacactaagATACTTGACACACATCCTCAATCACAACTGTATGCATATTTGTCCTCCATTTTAGGTATCTTATAGCTAGGGTCGTCAactccttgggggaaaaaaaataagggacacctcTTTTGCAGGGGGTCTGGGAGCCCAGAAATGTtgaatttcttagatgcaatttcctgcacttTAACCAAACTGCATCTGTTTCGGCTCAATATTGAACCGTACTTTTGTTTAGAAATAGGGGACCATTCCGTATTTCAagagatggttggcaaccctacttaTAGCTGGTATAAAGGGGGTTAGAGAACAGCCTTGAGACGTATTTCTGAACTGACTTATATCTCAGGGTCCATGTTCTAGTCTTTACCTGTAGTGATTTTTCCATCACAcagagatatactgtaggctatatctcaaacctccctatctgagctgtacattggtgcagtgatcaggaaagatgaaatgatcacagaggacccctctcaccccctccatcactcgTTACAACTGCTTCCATCAGGTCGACGCTTCACTAGCACTCAAAAACAGATATAAGAAGtctttcatcccctcagctgtagccctactcaacaaaagatgaacaatgaccagcCTCAACGTACATGTATGTCttgttatgtcctgttttgtcttgtctaatgtctgtgagaatgagccacaccaaagacaattttctgtttcatgtattacagacaataaagctttatCTTATGTTATAGCTCCAGTATTTGTATATAGGATCAATAAATATCTCTTCTATTACTCTACTAGGTATATAGCTCCTGTCTGTGCCGGCTGTGGCCTCCCCATTCTGCCTGCTGAGGTAGGTTAACACATACATGTAGCAAATACTTTTACTGTCGCAGTCCTCTATTTAGGATTATTTTCAGATTCACTGATTTTGTGCAGTGCAGCGTCTCATGATGCTGCAGGACCAAATGCTTTATTGTTGTATTTTGAAATCCAACATGTTGTGCTGCTTTGTGTATTTCTGTGCTCCTGTCATAAATTGAGGACCGCGACAGTCCGACAGCTCGTGCTTACAGTTGTTCATGTTTCTTCACCAGGGGTCATTGGTGACGGAGCGTATTGTATCCATGGACCGAGACTACCACGTGGGCTGTCTTCACCAAGGGGCCAGGAGGATACAGAGTTAACGGTTCTGGAATAAATCTAGACAAGAACAGACAGATCCACAAAGCTCTTTGTCCTCTGCTAGATAattttcttattcttattcttatttctATTATCTTCAtcattctttttgttttttttacacataGGCCTGCAGATTGATGTTGCTGTGTTGGTGTTGAATGGAGCATAATAAGGCCAATTGGGGGGAGGATCATTCATTTTAggagccgtttccacgtagcaggatatttttaaatgtggacatttctttctcctggttacattggttttggccttccatttccacgtaagcactttttaaaacccacatataaaaaatcctgctttaaaaatatcccagttaGGGGATCCCAgtatggagtttttatttttatccccatgttgcgtttccaccttaacaggagaaaaaaatatccacatttaaaaatatcctgctacgtggaaacagcaccttaatctGTATTACCTGCACCTACATGGTGCATATCTTGGGATCAGCTAATCAGACTTATTTTTTTCAGTCAATGGGGATTGAAACCCATCAAGTAGGCCTAGTGACTAGTCAATTAGGTCTGTGGCCTACAGGCAGTTTTTGGCTGGATGTGACGTGTCTGTCTACTGCTCCACCGTGTGGCTGCAATTTGCCAGTGCAGTTACGCATCCCGGAAATTGGTTTTACTGCGAAAAAAATAAAGTTTGACATGGCGTCAGTCGCAGTGCGTTTGTCTTTTCTCAGCACTGTAGCTCTTCTTAACTTTGTCTTTGTATTTGTAACCGGCACTGACTTCGTGAGGTTCGTCTCTTTCCGAGCTATTTACCACAACATCACGGGCGGTTCGGTGGTATGTCAAGGTAAGGTTTACAAAAAAGTCCTTGAGTCTCAGTTGTTCTTCATAGAACTACGTAGCTTTCACAATCTGTTGCTTAACCAGCCTGGCAGATGCCAGCCACCCAGTTTCAGAAGATTTGCTAACAAGTCAATGTTTTATTTTACCACGTCAGAAAGTGTGCTGTTGTTGGCGAGTGCATGTAAAAGCAGCATCTTTCTGTGCAAACTTGACGCAGCTGCTTGGAATGTCTGTAAAAATCGGATAACTGCAGGAGGGAGGCTTAAACATGAACATTGTTTTTACTGCGTTATTACACGGTAATAGcagaaatactttttaaaaagttGCTAAATTCATTTGAAGCCCTTGTCCAATGGGAGGCAAGTAACGTGAAATATGCGTGATGATGTCATTAACATGCGGTCgcccggctagctcagtcggtagagcatgagactcttaatctcagggtcgtgggttcgagccccacgttgggcgCAAATCTTTTCTCCTGCAATTGTTGCGCTGCAATGTGTGGTAAACTCAAATGCTGTGAGAAGGAAAGTTGATGCTTCCTCCTCTCCCGTGCAAAACTCTGAATGTGCAAGACTGATAAGCACACTGCCTCCCTCCACCCATACCATGACTTATCTCTTATTTTTCAGAGTCTGTGCCATGGTCTGTGGCCCTGAGGGATAGCTCGGTGCTCAAGGCTGTATTGGTAGATCTATTCCTGTTGGCTTTCTTCACTGCTCAGCACAGCCTGTTGGCATGGGCGCCAGTGAAACAAGCCTGCCAGTCCGTCCTGGGGGTCCTTAACAGAGCCATGTACTGTACCACAACAGCACTGGCGTTACAGGTAATCTGCACTCGGTTAgaaatactataggcctactatgccTAAACCATACacaatgtgaatgaatgaatgaattaatgtctTTATGAATTAATGTATTTAATGTCATTGTATAGGTATAATGAAATTAGTAAGGTACTATATTTGTCACTGTCCCCATAGGTTTTAATGCGCTACTGGCAGCCAGTGAGTAATGCCCCCTGCCTGTGGCTAGTGCACACTGCGCCCTGGGACGTCTGGTTCCCTCTCATCTGTTTCACTTGCCACTTCCTGGCCTGGGCCATCATCTTCAGCATACTGCTGATATTTGACCATGCGGAGCTGCTGGGCATTAAACAGGTATGCAAcaacatgtctgtctgtttgtttgtacattgttatcagggctttaaattaacacgaggcaaccggccaaatgctggtgaaatttgagtttggttggtagaaaataccaatttACGAGCTGCCTTGACACATGAatggaatgggcagcatgaattctggaaataaactatacaactattacacagtgcattttAAAGGATATATGCACTATTTAGCACCCTTGGCCCCTCTTCTCTGTACTTTGCAATGCAATAGTGTGGTCTTCACAGATTATTTTGATGTTTGCTCAGCAAACAAAGCTCAGCAAACATCAAAAATCTATGAGGACTactcttaccgcacaaatacacctagcgtgACAAGGGCGaggtgagcgacggaagtaattgactttgtattgagtcgcgtgacCAAATCAATTGTGGAaacaagaggcgatttgcgcgacgagagcgacagtttgaagttgaaatcctttcaactttctgtgacgtggttcggcgaccagccgcgacagccaatgaccgtatagaggtcagtgaccacagcgaatgctttgccttctgcttgtaacggacttACTGTattcgcttcaatcgctcgtatcgctctgttGCTTCAATCccgtcgcgctaggtgtatttgtgcggttattgCATTGCAGGCAACTCAGAAAAGAGAAGGGGGTTCTGTGGCTCAGTGGATTTAAGTGCCTTACCAAAACTctggacctgggttcaattctaatccgaggtcatttcccagtcctgtcCATCTCACTATCCCTGATACTTTCCTGTCATCcacactgtcctatccaataatAGCCCCAAAAGCCCAAAAGTGTCTGCAAAAAAATGTAGAAGTGTCTAAATAGCTTATTTATTCTTTATGTTTGAATAATCAAAGCTGCGGACACCACCTGCACGTACTTAACCTCGTTCTGTATCCACCCACATATTTGGAGCTCGTTTGTGTTCTCTGTCATAAGCTGTTTTGGATAAATATGTCTGCTATGTCCAACATATTAATATGGaatggaatgtttttttgtgtgtttttgaccTGGTTTGAAGAAATGAGTCCAAACTATGGATGTATTAgttctttttgggggggggggcggggggtgaaaGGGATTTGTGTGGTACTCTAATGCAGCATGTGTGAGGGCCTTTATTTAAGGGCATTAAAGGGGAAAGAGTCATTACACGAACGTAGTGGTTGACTTTGTTACCCAGAGCGTCTTAAAGGTGCGTTGGTACGTGGCACAGTTTCTGGATTAAATGCTTGGATTAAAGGTCTGGCTCAAGGGCAGGAGAACTCTCTCTTTGTGAGGGGGCGGCAGAGTGTTAggtgtttactctctctctatgcacacacacacacacacacacacacacacacacacacacacacacacacacacacacacactccttgtagTAAATTGTAGTACAGTCTGATAAAGAGAATATTGTGGATTGACAGTTTTTAAATTAGCACTATAATTACTTTATGGAAACTGCAACTGTTTTCTGCACCTTTTCATAGGCTCCCCTCAGAATTTGCAGTTACaataattacaataaacaagtcgtgatgtattactaaaggctctatgtaatgtcgtagtaatgtagtactatggtagttaagtattttcaatgactatgaaagtgttccactggtggttCCAACGGTTTGCATTTTGAGGCAATTAAGTGTAATCAGGTGCCTCGTACCATTCCTCGAAAAAGTTTCACTACCGTAGTGCTATACCACTGTGACCTTACACAGAGCCTCTAGTAAAgcattacgacttggccattgccattctggtaacaacagacTTCCAATGCAGGCCATGTCTTAGCACACTAACAATGTGTCTGCAATG
The Engraulis encrasicolus isolate BLACKSEA-1 chromosome 20, IST_EnEncr_1.0, whole genome shotgun sequence genome window above contains:
- the LOC134435789 gene encoding LIM domain-containing protein 1-like; the protein is MAREPSFGVCARCRQDVSRDVQAYRALGRLYHHRCFACTVCSKTLEQQPFYSVLDQLFCEDHFMHSEVHRSKEICDSCGAPIKEKVLQAFNCVYHPACFCCVVCLQSLEGAQFCLDNANRVYCLRDYCRYIAPVCAGCGLPILPAEGSLVTERIVSMDRDYHVGCLHQGARRIQS
- the nrm gene encoding nurim; amino-acid sequence: MVHILGSANQTYFFQSMGIETHQVGLVTSQLGLWPTGSFWLDVTCLSTAPPCGCNLPVQLRIPEIGFTAKKIKFDMASVAVRLSFLSTVALLNFVFVFVTGTDFVRFVSFRAIYHNITGGSVVCQESVPWSVALRDSSVLKAVLVDLFLLAFFTAQHSLLAWAPVKQACQSVLGVLNRAMYCTTTALALQVLMRYWQPVSNAPCLWLVHTAPWDVWFPLICFTCHFLAWAIIFSILLIFDHAELLGIKQVYYECLGLGDPLTLKSARAQRLYSHLRHPVCLELAVVLWLHPAFPLDRLLLAGYLTSYLVLAHSLDTQDCAYLSVQLRSKMQVFSLPPSGSVEASGTPTNNNNNNNNNHKQD